A genomic segment from Pseudomonas sessilinigenes encodes:
- a CDS encoding class II aldolase/adducin family protein: MSLAPVQSTASVKDQVSALEWQTRQDLAACYRLVAMHGWDDLIFTHISAKVPGTDEFLINPFGMMFHEITASSLVKVDQAGNKLMDSPYEINPAGYTIHSAVHAVRHDVLCVLHTHTAAGVAVSAQQQGVLPISQQSLFVLASLGYHPYEGVALNPEEKVRLQADLGDNNFLMLHNHGLLTCGASIADTFLMMFIFQRACEIQVLAQNGGAELIAIPAPVLSGAKAMIAGVTRSAQGMGGVLAWPALLRKLDQLDTGYKS; the protein is encoded by the coding sequence GTGAGCCTAGCCCCCGTTCAATCCACCGCGAGCGTCAAAGACCAGGTCAGCGCCCTGGAGTGGCAAACCCGCCAGGACCTGGCCGCCTGCTACCGACTGGTGGCGATGCATGGCTGGGATGACCTGATCTTCACGCACATCTCGGCCAAGGTGCCGGGCACCGACGAGTTCCTGATCAATCCGTTCGGCATGATGTTCCATGAGATCACTGCGTCCAGCCTGGTGAAGGTCGACCAGGCCGGCAACAAGCTGATGGACAGCCCCTACGAGATCAATCCGGCGGGCTACACCATCCATAGTGCGGTCCATGCCGTGCGCCACGATGTGCTCTGCGTGCTGCATACCCACACCGCGGCAGGGGTGGCGGTATCGGCCCAGCAGCAGGGCGTGTTGCCCATCAGCCAGCAGTCGCTGTTCGTCCTTGCCAGCCTCGGCTACCACCCCTACGAGGGCGTGGCCCTGAACCCCGAGGAGAAGGTCCGATTGCAGGCGGACCTGGGCGACAACAATTTCCTGATGCTGCACAACCATGGCCTGCTCACCTGTGGTGCGAGCATCGCCGACACCTTCCTGATGATGTTCATCTTCCAGCGTGCCTGTGAGATCCAGGTGCTGGCACAGAACGGCGGTGCCGAGTTGATTGCCATTCCCGCGCCGGTCCTGAGCGGGGCCAAGGCAATGATCGCCGGAGTCACCCGCAGTGCCCAGGGCATGGGCGGGGTGCTGGCCTGGCCGGCCCTGCTGCGCAAGCTCGATCAACTCGATACAGGTTACAAATCCTGA
- a CDS encoding LysR family transcriptional regulator, whose amino-acid sequence MDFKQLRSFVEVIHQGGFTQAAKTLHISQSAVSKQVAQLEQSLGTPLLERQGSHIHLTAAGNVVLQRAEGMLRLRNELLSELDDLSHMTRGELRLGLPMLGSDTLFASRFAEYRRRYPNIQVHLLEGGSLNVEQAVRSGELELGGSLTPKDPAFAYQPFCDEPLDALLPADHPLAMNAKVRLEELADTPFLLYQRSFVLNDRLLQACQQVGFTPREGGRSGQADFLAALVAAGQGVVLLPSVVARALVRPGVVRLTLTAPQYLRWDIAFIWREGAYLSKAAQAWLALLREQPVSPAVR is encoded by the coding sequence ATGGATTTCAAGCAACTGCGCAGCTTCGTCGAAGTGATCCACCAGGGCGGCTTCACCCAGGCCGCCAAGACCCTGCATATCAGCCAGTCGGCGGTGAGCAAGCAGGTCGCCCAGCTGGAACAGAGCCTGGGCACGCCGTTGCTGGAGCGCCAGGGCTCGCACATTCATCTCACTGCCGCTGGCAACGTGGTGCTGCAACGGGCCGAGGGCATGCTGCGCCTGCGCAACGAGTTGCTCAGCGAACTGGACGACCTGAGCCACATGACCCGGGGCGAGTTGCGCCTGGGCCTGCCGATGCTGGGCAGCGATACGCTGTTCGCCAGTCGCTTCGCCGAGTACCGGCGGCGCTATCCGAATATCCAGGTGCATTTGCTCGAGGGCGGCAGCCTGAACGTCGAGCAGGCGGTGCGCAGCGGCGAGCTGGAACTGGGCGGCAGCCTGACCCCCAAGGACCCGGCCTTCGCCTACCAGCCGTTCTGCGATGAGCCGCTGGATGCCCTGCTGCCCGCCGATCATCCGCTGGCGATGAATGCCAAGGTGCGCCTGGAGGAACTGGCCGATACCCCGTTCCTGCTGTATCAGCGCAGCTTCGTGCTCAACGACCGCCTGCTCCAGGCCTGCCAGCAAGTGGGCTTCACCCCCAGGGAAGGCGGGCGCAGCGGCCAGGCGGACTTCCTCGCGGCGCTGGTAGCGGCCGGCCAGGGTGTGGTGCTGCTGCCCAGCGTGGTGGCGCGGGCCCTGGTGCGCCCGGGGGTGGTGCGCCTGACCTTGACGGCCCCGCAATACCTGCGCTGGGACATCGCCTTCATCTGGCGCGAAGGCGCCTATCTGTCCAAGGCTGCACAGGCCTGGCTGGCGCTGCTACGGGAACAGCCGGTCAGCCCCGCAGTGCGCTGA
- a CDS encoding IclR family transcriptional regulator: MEKSPSSSDSNGKQKVRSAEVGTDILKALAELSPSTSLSRLAEHVQMPASKVHRYLQALIASGFAEQNSATNHYGLGREALRVGLAALGSMDVLRVAALPLAELRDELNETCFLAVWGNRGATVVHIEPAVRAVTVVTQLGSVLPLLSSSTGLVFNAYLPQRETLDLRQQELAEASSHTLAETQAHDALAEQIRQRGLHHIHGLLMPGVDALSAPVFDATGKIAAVLTVVGPTSLFHADEHGPAAQRLLAACRAASWRMGYQAQPE, encoded by the coding sequence ATGGAAAAATCGCCCAGCAGCAGCGATAGCAACGGTAAACAGAAAGTCCGCTCGGCCGAGGTCGGGACCGACATCCTCAAGGCCCTGGCCGAACTGTCGCCGAGCACCTCCCTCTCGCGCCTGGCCGAACATGTGCAGATGCCCGCGAGCAAGGTTCATCGCTATCTGCAAGCGTTGATCGCCAGCGGTTTCGCCGAACAGAACAGTGCCACCAACCACTATGGCCTGGGGCGTGAAGCCCTGCGGGTGGGCCTGGCGGCCCTGGGCAGCATGGATGTGCTGAGAGTCGCCGCCCTGCCCCTGGCGGAACTGCGCGATGAATTGAACGAAACCTGTTTTCTCGCGGTGTGGGGCAACCGCGGCGCCACCGTGGTGCATATCGAACCGGCGGTGCGCGCGGTGACCGTGGTCACTCAATTGGGTTCGGTTCTGCCCCTGCTCAGCTCGTCCACCGGGCTGGTGTTCAACGCCTACCTGCCGCAGCGGGAAACCCTCGATCTGCGCCAGCAGGAATTGGCCGAAGCCAGTTCCCACACCCTGGCCGAGACACAGGCCCACGATGCCCTGGCCGAACAGATCCGCCAGCGCGGCCTGCATCACATCCATGGCCTGCTGATGCCCGGGGTCGATGCCCTGTCGGCGCCGGTGTTCGATGCCACCGGCAAGATCGCCGCCGTCCTGACGGTGGTCGGGCCGACATCGCTGTTCCATGCCGACGAGCATGGTCCGGCGGCGCAACGCCTGCTGGCGGCCTGCCGCGCCGCGAGCTGGCGCATGGGTTACCAGGCCCAGCCGGAATAA
- the hmgA gene encoding homogentisate 1,2-dioxygenase, with translation MNLDSSASALSYQSGFGNEFSSEALPGALPIGQNSPQKAPYGLYAELFSGTAFTMTRSEARRTWMYRIQPSAKHPAFARLERQLAGGELGEVTPNRLRWSPLPIPAQPTDFIDGLVAMVANSPAQKPAGISVYHYRANRSMERVFFNADGELLLVPELGRLRIVTELGVLELEPLEIAVLPRGLKFRVELLDPQARGYIAENHGAPLRLPDLGPIGSNGLANPRDFLAPVAHYEDLRQPTALVQKYLGELWGCELDHSPLDVVAWHGNNVPYKYDLRRFNTIGTVSFDHPDPSIFTVLTSPTSVPGMANLDFVIFPPRWMVAENTFRPPWFHRNLMNEFMGLIQGAYDAKAEGFLPGGASLHSCMSAHGPDGETCTKAINVELQPAKIDNTMAFMFETSQVLRPSGFALECAQLQNDYDACWASLPVTFNPNRR, from the coding sequence ATGAACCTCGATTCTTCGGCGTCCGCCCTCAGCTACCAATCCGGCTTCGGCAACGAATTTTCCAGCGAAGCCCTGCCGGGCGCATTGCCCATCGGCCAGAACTCCCCGCAGAAAGCCCCCTACGGCCTGTATGCCGAGCTGTTTTCCGGCACCGCGTTCACCATGACCCGCAGCGAAGCCCGGCGTACCTGGATGTACCGTATCCAGCCTTCGGCCAAGCATCCGGCTTTCGCCCGCCTGGAACGCCAATTGGCCGGTGGCGAGCTGGGCGAAGTGACGCCCAACCGCCTGCGCTGGAGCCCGCTGCCGATCCCCGCGCAGCCGACGGATTTCATCGATGGCCTGGTGGCCATGGTGGCCAACTCGCCCGCGCAGAAACCTGCGGGTATCAGCGTCTATCACTACCGCGCCAACCGCTCCATGGAGCGAGTGTTCTTCAACGCCGACGGCGAGTTGCTGCTGGTGCCCGAACTGGGCCGCCTGCGCATCGTCACCGAACTGGGCGTGCTGGAGCTCGAACCGCTGGAGATCGCCGTGCTGCCGCGCGGCCTGAAGTTCCGCGTCGAGCTGCTGGACCCGCAAGCCCGTGGCTACATTGCCGAGAACCACGGCGCGCCGCTGCGCCTGCCCGACCTGGGGCCGATCGGCAGCAACGGCCTGGCCAACCCCCGGGACTTCCTGGCCCCGGTGGCCCATTACGAAGACCTGCGCCAGCCCACCGCCCTGGTGCAGAAGTACCTCGGCGAGCTTTGGGGTTGCGAGCTGGACCACTCGCCGCTGGACGTGGTGGCCTGGCACGGCAACAACGTGCCGTACAAATACGACCTGCGCCGCTTCAATACCATCGGCACCGTCAGCTTCGACCACCCCGACCCGTCGATCTTCACCGTCCTGACCTCGCCCACCAGCGTGCCGGGCATGGCCAACCTGGACTTCGTGATCTTCCCGCCGCGCTGGATGGTGGCCGAGAACACCTTCCGTCCACCATGGTTCCACCGCAACCTGATGAACGAGTTCATGGGCCTGATCCAGGGGGCCTACGACGCCAAGGCCGAGGGCTTCCTGCCCGGCGGTGCTTCGCTGCACAGCTGCATGAGTGCCCACGGCCCGGATGGCGAGACTTGCACCAAGGCGATCAACGTCGAGTTGCAGCCGGCCAAGATCGACAACACCATGGCCTTCATGTTCGAGACCAGTCAGGTGCTGCGCCCGAGCGGCTTCGCCCTGGAATGCGCGCAACTGCAGAACGACTACGATGCTTGCTGGGCTTCGCTGCCCGTCACCTTCAACCCGAATCGGAGATAA
- a CDS encoding flavodoxin — translation MKVAILSGTVYGTAEEVARHAAKLLDAAGFEAWHNPRATLADVQAFAPQAFLAVTSTTGMGELPDNLQPLYSSIRDQLPAAWRGLPGAVIGLGDSSYGDTFCGGGEQMRELFAELGVQEVLPMLRLDASESVTPETDAEPWLAQLVSALRG, via the coding sequence ATGAAAGTCGCCATCCTTTCCGGCACGGTGTACGGCACGGCTGAAGAAGTCGCCCGGCATGCCGCCAAGCTTCTCGACGCCGCGGGCTTCGAGGCCTGGCACAATCCGCGCGCGACCCTGGCGGATGTCCAGGCATTCGCTCCCCAGGCATTTCTCGCGGTGACCTCCACCACTGGCATGGGTGAGTTGCCGGACAACCTGCAACCCCTGTACTCGAGCATTCGCGATCAGTTGCCAGCGGCCTGGCGCGGTTTGCCCGGGGCGGTGATCGGCCTGGGCGACTCCAGCTATGGCGACACCTTCTGCGGCGGCGGCGAGCAGATGCGCGAACTGTTCGCCGAACTGGGTGTGCAGGAGGTGTTGCCGATGCTACGCCTGGACGCCAGCGAGAGCGTGACCCCGGAAACCGACGCCGAGCCTTGGCTGGCACAACTGGTCAGCGCACTGCGGGGCTGA
- a CDS encoding alpha/beta fold hydrolase — translation MPIAEIPLSVWRTHGQDFVFRGQAIRYWVAGQGEPLLLIHGFPTASWDWHYLWQPLARRYQVIACDMLGFGDSAKPLEHDYSLLEQADLQQALLAHLGIVEPLHLLAHDYGDSVAQELLARHYEERLEIASCVFLNGGLFPETHRPVLTQKLLLSPLGWMLGRVFSREGLARSLRQISGPQNRPSETVLDDFWSLVQSNDGPRILHKLIGYIPERRQRRDRWVEAMQRGEVPLRVIDGAHDPISGAHMVERYRQLVPRPDTVLLPGIGHYPQIEAPLAVLKHYLAFRGGLLVPAQRVVGS, via the coding sequence ATGCCTATCGCCGAGATCCCCCTGAGTGTCTGGCGTACGCACGGACAGGACTTCGTGTTCCGTGGCCAGGCCATCCGCTATTGGGTAGCAGGGCAGGGAGAGCCGCTGCTGTTGATCCATGGTTTCCCCACCGCCAGTTGGGACTGGCACTACCTGTGGCAACCCCTGGCGCGGCGCTATCAGGTGATCGCCTGCGACATGCTCGGTTTCGGCGATTCGGCCAAGCCCCTGGAGCATGACTACAGCCTGCTGGAACAGGCGGACCTGCAGCAGGCCCTGCTGGCGCACCTGGGGATTGTCGAGCCGCTGCACCTGTTGGCTCATGACTATGGCGACAGCGTTGCCCAGGAACTGCTGGCGCGTCACTACGAGGAGCGCCTGGAGATCGCCAGTTGTGTGTTTCTCAATGGCGGCCTGTTTCCGGAAACCCATCGCCCGGTGTTGACCCAGAAACTGCTGCTCAGCCCGCTGGGCTGGATGCTCGGACGGGTCTTCAGTCGCGAGGGGCTGGCCAGGAGCCTGCGCCAGATCTCGGGCCCGCAAAACCGTCCCAGCGAGACGGTACTGGACGACTTCTGGAGCCTGGTGCAGAGCAACGATGGCCCGCGCATCCTGCACAAGCTGATCGGCTACATCCCTGAGCGCAGGCAGCGGCGTGATCGCTGGGTCGAGGCCATGCAGCGCGGCGAGGTGCCGTTGCGGGTGATCGACGGCGCCCATGATCCGATCTCCGGGGCGCATATGGTGGAGCGCTACCGGCAACTGGTTCCGCGACCGGATACCGTGCTGCTGCCAGGTATTGGCCACTACCCGCAGATCGAGGCGCCCCTGGCAGTGCTCAAGCACTACTTGGCCTTTCGCGGCGGCCTGTTGGTCCCGGCGCAGCGTGTCGTGGGCTCCTGA
- a CDS encoding MerR family transcriptional regulator codes for MPATTELAVAAQAPDPLRPEALFPIREVARLTGINPVTLRAWERRYGLIQPTRTESGHRLYSMHDVEAVREILGWIERGVAVSKVGKILAKSRMAQSQCLAPVNEGLLGEYGRWRDQLKLAVSAFDEAQLDRLYGQVFSCYALPVVFQEIFLPFWKQLLQDREVFGQTSEWLFLDGFLRGRILQRLALQRATPQHLLLTAFNQQCRELELLVAALLLGHDQLGVRVLGPGVPLQELTLVCEQLKPQALVVFSNHAPTTELPKRLKRLALTLDCPLMLAGDAADLAQDSFIDSPVVCLGSEGRVMQQRLRQFLGGYLDT; via the coding sequence ATGCCCGCCACCACTGAACTTGCCGTCGCCGCTCAAGCGCCCGATCCCCTTCGACCGGAGGCGCTGTTTCCGATTCGCGAAGTTGCACGCCTGACCGGGATCAACCCGGTGACTCTACGGGCTTGGGAACGACGCTACGGTCTGATCCAGCCGACACGCACCGAAAGTGGGCATCGCCTGTATTCCATGCACGATGTTGAGGCAGTGCGCGAGATCCTCGGCTGGATCGAACGTGGCGTGGCGGTGAGCAAGGTCGGCAAGATCCTGGCCAAGAGCCGGATGGCCCAGTCCCAGTGCCTGGCACCTGTCAATGAAGGGCTGCTGGGCGAATACGGCCGGTGGCGCGATCAGTTGAAGTTGGCAGTGAGCGCCTTCGATGAAGCGCAACTGGATCGCCTCTATGGCCAGGTGTTTTCCTGCTATGCGCTGCCGGTGGTGTTCCAGGAAATCTTCCTGCCGTTCTGGAAGCAGTTGCTGCAGGATCGGGAAGTGTTTGGCCAAACCAGCGAGTGGCTGTTCCTGGATGGCTTCTTGCGCGGGCGGATCCTGCAACGCCTGGCACTGCAACGGGCGACGCCGCAGCACCTGTTGCTGACGGCATTCAACCAGCAATGTCGCGAGTTGGAACTGCTGGTGGCAGCGCTGTTGCTGGGGCATGACCAATTGGGCGTGCGCGTGCTGGGGCCCGGCGTGCCATTACAGGAGCTGACCCTGGTCTGTGAACAGCTCAAGCCCCAAGCCCTGGTGGTGTTTTCCAACCACGCACCCACGACGGAGTTGCCCAAGCGTCTCAAGCGCCTGGCGCTGACGCTGGATTGTCCATTGATGCTGGCAGGTGATGCCGCGGACCTGGCCCAGGACAGCTTCATCGATTCGCCGGTGGTGTGCCTGGGAAGCGAAGGGCGCGTGATGCAGCAGCGCCTGCGGCAGTTTCTCGGCGGGTACCTGGATACCTGA
- a CDS encoding CidA/LrgA family protein, with translation MNIPTFKRLGRLLCELAVLLAIYFLGCQLATWLPWPIPGGVIGLAMLLLAFALGWVKPAALQLGAGLLMAEMLLFFIPALMSLLDYGGLLRQDGWRILLVIGVSTLLVMLVTALTVELVCRWRMRHEA, from the coding sequence ATGAACATTCCCACCTTCAAACGCCTTGGCCGCCTGCTGTGCGAGCTGGCGGTGCTGCTGGCCATCTATTTTCTCGGCTGCCAACTGGCTACCTGGTTGCCCTGGCCGATTCCCGGCGGGGTCATCGGCCTGGCCATGCTGTTGCTGGCCTTCGCCCTGGGCTGGGTCAAGCCGGCGGCCCTGCAACTGGGCGCTGGCCTCTTGATGGCGGAGATGCTGCTGTTCTTCATCCCGGCGCTGATGAGCCTGCTGGACTACGGCGGCCTGCTGCGCCAGGACGGCTGGCGGATCCTGCTGGTGATCGGCGTCAGCACCTTGCTGGTGATGCTGGTGACCGCGCTGACCGTGGAGCTGGTGTGCCGCTGGAGGATGCGCCATGAAGCTTGA
- the fahA gene encoding fumarylacetoacetase, with protein MTLSTITRSWVESANGHPDFPLQNLPLGVFSTQGSAPRSGVAIGEQILDLEAALDAGLFEGLAKSAVEATRGGQLNAFFQLGRPARVALRERLLELLAEGSSLQGKIQALGAKLLPQATDCQMHVPARINDYTDFYVGIEHAQNVGKLFRPDNPLLPNYKYVPIGYHGRASTIRASGADVRRPKGQTLPAGQSEPTFGPCARLDYELELGIWIGQGNEMGESIAIGDAAEHIAGFCLLNDWSARDIQAWEYQPLGPFLSKSFITSISPWVVTAEALEPFRQAQPARPEGDPQPLSYLLDKRDQAAGAFDIELEVLLITQAMREQGLPAHRLTLSNTQYMYWTVAQMVAHHSVNGCQLQAGDLFGSGTLSGPQSGQFGSLLEITEGGKKPVELASGEVRKFLEDGDEIILRGRCRREGFASIGFGECRGTVQPAR; from the coding sequence ATGACCTTGTCCACCATCACCCGTAGCTGGGTCGAGTCTGCCAACGGTCACCCCGACTTCCCGTTGCAGAACCTGCCCCTGGGCGTCTTCAGCACCCAGGGTTCGGCCCCCCGCAGCGGCGTGGCCATCGGTGAGCAGATCCTGGACCTGGAGGCGGCGCTGGACGCCGGCCTGTTCGAGGGCCTGGCCAAATCCGCGGTGGAGGCTACCCGTGGCGGCCAGTTGAATGCCTTCTTCCAGCTCGGTCGCCCGGCTCGTGTGGCCCTGCGCGAGCGCCTGCTGGAACTGCTGGCCGAAGGCAGCAGCCTGCAAGGCAAGATCCAGGCCCTGGGGGCGAAGCTGCTGCCCCAGGCCACTGATTGCCAGATGCATGTGCCGGCCAGGATCAACGACTACACCGACTTCTACGTGGGCATCGAGCATGCGCAGAACGTCGGCAAGCTGTTCCGCCCCGACAACCCCTTGCTGCCCAACTACAAGTACGTGCCGATCGGCTACCACGGCCGGGCCTCGACCATCCGCGCCTCCGGTGCCGACGTGCGCCGGCCCAAGGGCCAGACCCTGCCGGCGGGGCAGAGCGAGCCGACCTTCGGCCCTTGCGCACGCCTGGACTATGAACTGGAACTAGGGATCTGGATTGGCCAGGGCAACGAGATGGGCGAGTCGATCGCCATCGGCGATGCCGCCGAGCACATCGCCGGTTTCTGCCTGCTCAACGACTGGTCGGCACGGGATATCCAGGCTTGGGAATACCAGCCGCTGGGGCCGTTCCTGTCCAAGAGTTTCATCACCAGCATCTCGCCCTGGGTGGTGACCGCCGAGGCCCTGGAACCTTTCCGCCAGGCCCAGCCGGCGCGCCCCGAAGGCGACCCGCAGCCGTTGTCCTATCTGCTGGACAAGCGTGACCAGGCCGCAGGCGCCTTCGATATCGAACTGGAGGTGCTGCTGATCACCCAGGCCATGCGCGAGCAGGGCTTGCCGGCCCATCGCCTGACCCTGAGCAATACCCAGTACATGTATTGGACCGTGGCCCAGATGGTGGCTCACCACAGCGTCAACGGTTGCCAATTGCAGGCTGGCGACCTGTTCGGCTCGGGTACCTTGTCCGGCCCGCAGAGCGGCCAGTTCGGTAGCCTGCTGGAGATCACCGAGGGTGGCAAGAAGCCGGTCGAGCTGGCCTCTGGCGAGGTACGCAAGTTCCTGGAGGATGGCGACGAGATCATCTTGCGCGGGCGCTGCCGCCGCGAAGGCTTCGCCTCCATCGGCTTCGGCGAATGCCGGGGCACCGTCCAGCCAGCCCGCTAA
- a CDS encoding SDR family oxidoreductase: MSESVRLEDKVVIITGAGGGLGRAHALLFARHGARVLVNDLGGSAQGEGASASAADRVVAQIREAGGIAEANHDSVTDGEKIVQNALDAFGRVDVVVNNAGILRDKTFHKMDDTDWDLVYRVHVEGAYKVTRAAWPHLREQGYGRVIFTASTSGIYGNFGQSNYGMAKLGLYGLTRTLALEGRKNNILVNAIAPTGGTRMTEGLIPPQVFEQLKPELVSPLVVYLGSEQCQETSGLFEVGGGWIGKVRWERSLGAGFDPRQGFSPEDVAAHWREICDFDGAVHPKDNIEALGQMMQNLQKYAI; encoded by the coding sequence ATGAGTGAGTCTGTGCGCTTGGAAGATAAAGTAGTGATCATCACCGGGGCCGGCGGGGGCCTGGGACGGGCTCATGCGTTGTTGTTCGCTCGCCACGGCGCCAGGGTACTGGTCAATGACCTAGGTGGTTCGGCCCAGGGCGAGGGCGCCAGTGCCTCGGCGGCCGATCGGGTCGTGGCGCAGATCCGCGAGGCCGGAGGGATCGCCGAGGCCAACCATGACTCGGTCACCGATGGCGAGAAGATCGTGCAGAACGCGCTGGATGCCTTTGGCCGGGTCGATGTGGTGGTCAACAACGCCGGGATCCTGCGGGACAAGACCTTCCACAAGATGGACGATACCGATTGGGACCTGGTGTACCGGGTACACGTGGAGGGTGCCTACAAGGTCACTCGCGCTGCCTGGCCGCACCTGCGCGAACAGGGCTACGGGCGGGTGATCTTTACCGCTTCCACCTCGGGTATCTACGGCAACTTCGGCCAGTCCAACTACGGCATGGCCAAGCTGGGCCTGTACGGCCTGACCCGGACCCTGGCGCTGGAAGGGCGCAAGAACAACATCCTGGTCAACGCCATTGCCCCCACCGGTGGCACGCGGATGACCGAGGGGCTGATTCCGCCCCAGGTGTTCGAGCAGCTCAAGCCGGAGCTGGTCAGCCCGCTGGTGGTGTACCTGGGCAGCGAACAGTGCCAGGAAACCTCCGGACTGTTCGAAGTCGGTGGTGGCTGGATCGGCAAGGTGCGCTGGGAGCGCAGCCTGGGGGCCGGTTTCGATCCGCGCCAGGGTTTCTCGCCGGAGGATGTCGCGGCCCATTGGCGAGAGATCTGCGATTTCGACGGCGCGGTCCACCCCAAGGACAACATCGAGGCGCTCGGGCAGATGATGCAGAATCTGCAAAAGTACGCGATCTGA
- a CDS encoding LrgB family protein, with the protein MKLEAMPMFWLALTLGAYLFSRWIYRRTGRYLLSPLILVPALLLAVAVPLHTAYAEYAANTHWLMLVLGPVTVAFAIPIWQQRQLLMRHWSALLLGMLAGSAASIGSSFGLARLLALDSSVTLSLVPRSITTPFAMPLAHDLGGVPELTAVFVMFTGVFGAMLGGVLLRWLPLRSALARGALFGVGAHGAGVSRAHEVGGEEGSVAGLVMVLTGLLNLFAAPLLASLL; encoded by the coding sequence ATGAAGCTTGAGGCGATGCCGATGTTCTGGCTGGCGCTGACCCTTGGCGCCTATCTGTTCAGCCGCTGGATCTACCGTCGCACCGGGCGCTACCTGTTGTCGCCGCTGATCCTGGTGCCGGCGTTGCTGCTGGCGGTGGCGGTGCCGCTGCATACGGCCTACGCCGAGTATGCCGCCAATACCCACTGGCTGATGCTGGTGCTGGGTCCGGTGACCGTGGCCTTCGCCATTCCCATCTGGCAGCAGCGCCAGTTGCTGATGCGCCATTGGTCGGCGCTGTTGCTGGGCATGCTGGCCGGTAGCGCGGCGTCCATCGGCAGCTCCTTCGGCCTGGCCCGGCTCTTGGCCCTGGACAGTTCGGTAACCCTGTCGCTGGTGCCGCGCTCGATCACCACGCCATTCGCCATGCCCCTGGCCCATGACTTGGGCGGCGTACCCGAACTGACGGCGGTATTCGTGATGTTCACCGGGGTGTTCGGAGCGATGCTCGGTGGCGTGCTGTTGCGTTGGCTGCCCTTGCGCAGTGCCCTGGCCCGGGGCGCCCTGTTCGGGGTCGGTGCCCATGGCGCCGGGGTCAGCCGGGCCCACGAAGTCGGTGGTGAGGAAGGGTCGGTAGCGGGGCTGGTGATGGTGCTCACCGGGTTGTTGAATCTGTTTGCCGCTCCTTTGCTGGCGTCGCTGCTTTGA
- a CDS encoding PAS domain S-box protein, with product MINAHLLQRMINASNDGIVVAEQEGEDNIVIYVNPAFERLTGYSADEVLYQDCRFLQSGDRDQPALQVIRQALREGRPCREVLRNYRKDGSHFWNELSITPVFNDADQLNYFIGVQKDVSVQVKAQQRLLQLEQQLAAAQAELAALKATNGANKSQV from the coding sequence ATGATCAATGCACACTTGCTGCAACGGATGATCAACGCCTCCAACGACGGCATCGTGGTCGCCGAACAGGAAGGCGAGGACAACATCGTGATCTATGTGAACCCGGCGTTCGAACGACTGACCGGCTACAGCGCCGATGAAGTGCTCTACCAGGACTGCCGCTTCCTGCAGTCCGGCGATCGTGACCAGCCAGCCCTGCAGGTGATTCGCCAGGCGTTGAGGGAAGGCAGGCCGTGCCGCGAGGTGCTGCGCAACTATCGCAAGGACGGCAGCCACTTCTGGAACGAGTTGTCGATCACCCCGGTGTTCAACGATGCTGATCAGCTGAACTATTTCATCGGTGTGCAAAAAGATGTCAGTGTGCAGGTCAAGGCACAGCAGCGCTTGTTGCAACTGGAACAGCAACTGGCCGCAGCCCAGGCCGAACTGGCCGCCCTCAAGGCGACCAACGGCGCTAATAAGTCGCAGGTTTAG
- the maiA gene encoding maleylacetoacetate isomerase, with translation MELYTYYRSTASYRVRIALGLKGLDYQAVPVNLLVPKGGANRLPEYLEINPQGRVPALRTDEGDLLIQSLAIIEYLEERYPQVPLLPEDLVGRARARAVAAIIGCDVHPLHNSSTQNLLREWGHEEAQLLVWIDHWISQGLAALEQLIGDEGFCFGEQPGLADVFLIPQLYAAERFKVSLEAYPRILRVAALAAKHPAFQAAHPANQPDTPA, from the coding sequence ATGGAGCTCTATACCTACTACCGTTCCACCGCGTCGTACCGGGTGCGCATCGCCTTGGGCCTCAAGGGCCTGGACTACCAGGCTGTCCCGGTCAACCTGCTGGTGCCCAAGGGCGGCGCCAACCGCCTGCCGGAGTACCTGGAGATCAATCCCCAGGGCCGGGTCCCGGCCCTGCGCACCGACGAGGGCGACCTGCTGATCCAGTCGCTGGCGATCATCGAGTACCTGGAGGAGCGTTATCCACAGGTGCCGTTGTTGCCCGAGGACCTGGTCGGCCGTGCCCGCGCCCGGGCAGTGGCGGCAATCATCGGTTGCGACGTGCATCCGCTGCATAACTCCAGCACGCAGAACCTGCTGCGGGAGTGGGGCCATGAGGAAGCGCAACTGCTGGTGTGGATCGATCACTGGATCAGCCAGGGCCTGGCGGCCCTGGAACAGCTGATCGGCGATGAAGGCTTCTGCTTCGGCGAGCAGCCGGGGCTGGCCGATGTGTTCCTGATCCCGCAGTTGTACGCCGCCGAGCGCTTCAAGGTGTCGCTGGAAGCCTATCCACGGATTCTCCGGGTAGCGGCGCTGGCCGCCAAGCACCCGGCGTTCCAGGCCGCCCACCCGGCCAACCAGCCCGACACTCCGGCCTGA